A single Epinephelus fuscoguttatus linkage group LG13, E.fuscoguttatus.final_Chr_v1 DNA region contains:
- the ifngr2 gene encoding interferon gamma receptor 2 — translation MLFGVLCFLVVVQVRSEAPPGPPQNIRVDNWLLSWTPATKEEDVTYTVQYSSFDSRVWTDVPACIHISSDSCDVSSTKALGEHGCVMLRVQAEKKRGLTSKPVKACSRHGDSCTPDFSLTAGPGSLTVHLSRNYSLALEHEDHAKYRVYYGKEGEPLKSYKDDVASVTIRELQEGQRYCTKVEYIYFDESVGPPTCTQCEVIPKSKKDSKLTETVVAVVLVSVLLVTFIAYLLIFQRGRIKQWLQPPYQIPDNFLLKPEHHLPISTSIPTEEHWDVISCISPEESRE, via the exons TACGGTCTGAGGCACCACCAGGTCCGCCCCAGAACATCCGTGTTGATAACTGGCTGCTGTCATGGACCCCTGCCACCAAGGAAGAAGATGTCACCTACACCGTTCAGTACAGCAG CTTTGACAGCCGCGTGTGGACAGATGTACCAGCCTGCATCCATATATCATCCGATTCCTGTGATGTCAGTTCCACTAAAGCCTTGGGCGAGCACGGCTGTGTTATGCTGCGTGTACAAGCAGAGAAGAAACGTGGGCTGACCTCGAAACCAGTCAAGGCCTGTAGCAGACATG GTGACTCCTGCACTCCTGACTTCAGTCTGACTGCAGGGCCCGGCTCCCTGACTGTACATTTGAGTAGAAACTACAGTTTGGCTCTGGAACATGAAGACCATGCAAAATACAGGGTTTATTATGGCAAGGAAGGAGAGCCCCTTAAG AGTTATAAAGATGATGTCGCCTCAGTGACCATCCGTGAGCTGCAGGAGGGACAGCGTTACTGTACAAAAGTGGAGTATATCTACTTCGATGAGAGCGTCGGACCACCCACCTGTACCCAGTGTGAGGTCATCCCTAAGTCAA AAAAAGATTCAAAACTAACAGAAACAGTAGTAGCTGTGGTGCTTGTCAGCGTCCTGCTCGTTACGTTCATCGCGTACCTCCTCATCTTTCAACGTGGGAGGATCAAACAGTGGCTGCAACCTCCATACCAAATCCCAGACAAC TTTCTGCTGAAGCCTGAGCACCACCTTCCCATCTCCACCAGCATTCCCACTGAGGAGCACTGGGATGTAATTTCCTGCATTTCCCCAGAGGAGTCCAGAGAATGA